The following are from one region of the Juglans regia cultivar Chandler chromosome 10, Walnut 2.0, whole genome shotgun sequence genome:
- the LOC109011643 gene encoding lysM domain receptor-like kinase 3 — MKSKSECLVLIVLVSITFCADVAESKCSNQCDHHLALASYYVSEGTNLTFIATLLQSTLNINADTILSYNKQKIPNKKGTQLQNITINVPFPCECIEDEFLGYIFNYSLQSGDYYKKVARKWYANLTTIDLLLKFNTYDPGMLPDYGTLNVPVTCSCGNSEVSEDFGLFITYPLRPGDTLESVTAETGLNTSYTTLLQSYNPGVNFSQGSGVGYIPGKDQNGTYPTLPSSSNGLARGVIAGAAIGGVAGFLLFAACIYLGCHLIKKKLDPEAKLPLASSKDHLSTPNGHGPGSTLNVKDEEYSTSNRPPSAGPPSASGLEGITVGISVEFSYEELATATDNFSLANKIGKGGSGSFYYAELGGEKVAIKKMDMQSSRKFLAELNVLTHVHHLNTVRLIGYCVEGSLFLVYEYIENGNLSQHLRGSLGRDPLPWSTRVQIALDSARGLEHLHEHTVPLHVHRDIKSTSILIDKNFHGKVANFGLTTSLTKGKASLLPTRLVGTFGYMAPEYAQYGDVSPKVDVYAFGVVLYELISAKQAVFKPNCSTVEYKSLVTLFEDALYRPDNPMEDLRKLVDPRLGDDYPLDSVWKVSMLARECTLGDPQLRPSMRAVVVALMKLSSTIDV, encoded by the exons ATGAAATCCAAGTCCGAGTGTTTGGTATTAATTGTCTTGGTCTCAATTACCTTCTGTGCCGACGTAGCCGAATCCAAATGCAGTAACCAATGTGATCATCATCTAGCTTTAGCTTCGTACTACGTGTCTGAGGGCACAAATCTCACGTTTATAGCTACGCTTTTGCAATCTACTCTTAATATTAACGCCGACACTATTCTGAGTTACAACAAGCAAAAGATACCCAACAAAAAGGGTACCCAATTGCAGAATATAACAATCAATGTTCCGTTCCCATGTGAATGTATCGAAGACGAATTTCTGGGTTACATTTTTAACTACTCACTTCAATCTGGGGACTACTACAAGAAGGTGGCACGCAAATGGTATGCGAACCTGACAACAATCGATTTGCTGCTGAAATTTAATACCTACGACCCCGGTATGCTACCCGACTATGGGACGTTGAACGTGCCGGTGACATGCTCGTGCGGTAACAGCGAGGTTTCGGAGGATTTCGGGTTGTTTATTACGTATCCGCTTCGGCCGGGTGACACACTGGAATCGGTTACGGCGGAGACGGGGCTTAATACAAGTTATACAACCTTGCTGCAGAGTTACAACCCGGGTGTGAATTTCAGCCAAGGGAGTGGCGTGGGGTATATTCCAGGCAAAG ATCAAAATGGTACTTATCCAACTCTGCCCTCAAG CTCAAACG GATTAGCGAGAGGAGTTATTGCTGGTGCAGCTATTGGAGGAGTAGCTGGTTTTTTGTTATTCGCTGCTTGCATATATCTCGGATGTCACCTTATAAAGAAGAAGCTGGATCCGGAGGCGAAGTTGCCTTTGGCATCATCTAAAGATCATCTATCTACTCCGAATGGGCatg GGCCAGGAAGTACCTTAAACGTCAAGGATGAGGAATATTCAACTAGTAATCGGCCTCCTTCTGCTGGTCCGCCTTCGGCTTCAGGTCTTGAAGGCATAACTGTGGGCATATCGGTAGAGTTCTCATATGAAGAACTTGCTACTGCTACCGATAACTTCAGTTTGGCTAATAAGATCGGTAAAGGTGGCTCTGGGTCTTTTTATTATGCAGAGCTGGGAGGCGAG AAAGTTGCAATCAAGAAGATGGACATGCAATCATCTAGAAAGTTTCTTGcagaattaaatgttttaacACATGTTCATCACTTGAACACG GTGCGGTTGATCGGATATTGTGTTGAGGGGTCTCTTTTCCTGGTCTATGAATATATTGAGAATGGCAACTTGAGCCAGCATTTGCGTGGCTCCTTAG GGAGGGACCCATTGCCGTGGTCCACTCGAGTGCAAATTGCCCTTGATTCAGCCAGAGGTCTCGAACATCTTCACGAGCACACTGTTCCTCTCCATGTTCATCGTGATATTAAATCAACGAGTATATTGATCGACAAGAACTTCCATGGAAAG GTTGCAAATTTCGGATTAACTACTAGTCTTACCAAAGGAAAAGCATCCCTACTCCCCACCCGTCTTGTGGGAACATTTGGATACATGGCACCTGA ATATGCTCAGTATGGAGATGTTTCTCCCAAAGTAGATGTATATGCCTTTGGGGTTGTCCTTTATGAACTTATTTCTGCGAAGCAAGCTGTGTTCAAGCCAAACTGTTCCACTGTTGAATATAAGAGCCTCGTGACATTA TTTGAGGATGCTCTTTATCGGCCTGATAATCCTATGGAAGACCTACGCAAACTAGTTGACCCTCGGCTTGGAGATGACTACCCACTTGACTCAGTTTGGAAG GTGTCCATGCTTGCTAGAGAATGTACACTGGGGGATCCGCAACTACGTCCAAGTATGAGAGCTGTCGTGGTTGCCTTGATGAAACTTTCATCCACAATTGATGTCTGA